In a genomic window of Variovorax paradoxus:
- a CDS encoding alpha/beta hydrolase, giving the protein MTPTRDPAWLEGMYNNLARVKEHPAYFARWARESAAARDALPSRIDLRYGDGVNETLDVFPAPVPDAPVLVFIHGGYWRAMDKKDHSFIAPAFNDRGICVVQPNYALCPGTPEQPVTVPGILLQMVRALAWTWRNVAAHGGDPARITVAGHSAGGHMAAALLACDWKAVAPDLPEHLVRNALSISGLYDLAPLQRTPFLEQVLRLSDDDVRRASPAYWPAPKRGLLYAVAGGNESEEFIRHNAMIREAWGSRAVPVCEVLPGLDHFGVVDALSDSSHRLHRLAVQLLEA; this is encoded by the coding sequence ATGACTCCCACGCGCGATCCCGCCTGGCTCGAAGGCATGTACAACAACCTCGCGCGCGTGAAGGAGCATCCGGCGTACTTTGCGCGCTGGGCGCGCGAATCCGCCGCGGCGCGCGATGCGCTGCCGAGCCGGATCGACCTGCGCTACGGCGACGGCGTCAACGAAACGCTCGACGTCTTCCCGGCGCCCGTGCCCGACGCGCCCGTGCTGGTCTTCATCCACGGCGGCTACTGGCGCGCGATGGACAAGAAGGACCATTCCTTCATCGCGCCCGCCTTCAACGACCGTGGCATCTGCGTGGTGCAGCCCAACTACGCGCTGTGCCCGGGCACGCCCGAGCAACCCGTGACGGTGCCGGGCATCCTGCTGCAGATGGTTCGTGCGCTCGCATGGACCTGGCGCAACGTGGCGGCGCATGGCGGCGATCCGGCGCGGATCACGGTGGCGGGGCATTCGGCCGGCGGCCACATGGCGGCGGCGCTGCTGGCCTGCGACTGGAAGGCGGTGGCGCCGGACCTGCCCGAACACCTGGTGCGCAATGCGCTGTCGATCTCGGGCCTGTACGACCTCGCGCCGCTGCAGCGCACGCCGTTCCTCGAACAGGTGCTGCGACTCAGCGACGACGACGTGCGCCGCGCGAGCCCCGCATACTGGCCGGCGCCAAAGCGCGGACTGCTCTACGCGGTGGCGGGCGGCAACGAGAGCGAGGAGTTCATCCGCCACAACGCGATGATCCGCGAGGCCTGGGGCTCGCGGGCGGTGCCGGTGTGCGAGGTGCTGCCCGGCCTCGACCACTTCGGCGTGGTCGACGCGCTGTCCGATTCCTCGCACCGATTGCACCGGCTCGCGGTGCAACTGCTGGAAGCCTGA
- a CDS encoding GMP reductase — MQIFDYDNILLLPRKCRVESRSECDTSVTLGGRSFRLPVVPANMKTVVDESICLWLAQNGYFYVMHRFDLDNVALVKRMQGHGVFASISLGVKKADYDTVDQLVAQGLVPEYVTIDIAHGHADSVKNMIGYLKQKLPATFVIAGNVGTPEAVIDLENWGADATKVGIGPGKVCITKLKTGFGTGGWQLSALKWCSRVATKPIIADGGIRDHGDIAKSVRFGASMVMIGSLFAGHEESPGQTVEVDGALFKEYYGSASDFNKGEYKHVEGKRILEPIKGKLADTLVEMEQDVQSSISYAGGRTLMDIRKVNYVTLGGDNAGEHLLM; from the coding sequence ATGCAAATCTTCGATTACGACAACATCCTGCTGCTGCCGCGCAAGTGCCGCGTGGAGAGCCGCTCCGAGTGCGACACCAGCGTCACGCTCGGCGGCCGCAGCTTCCGCCTGCCGGTGGTGCCCGCCAACATGAAGACGGTGGTGGACGAGTCCATCTGCCTGTGGCTGGCGCAGAACGGCTACTTCTACGTCATGCACCGCTTCGACCTCGACAACGTCGCGCTCGTCAAGCGCATGCAGGGCCATGGCGTGTTCGCCTCGATCTCGCTGGGCGTGAAGAAGGCCGACTACGACACGGTCGACCAGCTCGTCGCGCAGGGCCTGGTGCCCGAGTACGTGACGATCGACATCGCGCACGGCCATGCCGACAGCGTGAAGAACATGATCGGCTACCTCAAGCAGAAGCTGCCCGCGACCTTCGTGATCGCCGGCAACGTCGGCACGCCCGAGGCCGTGATCGATCTCGAGAACTGGGGCGCGGACGCGACCAAGGTCGGCATCGGCCCGGGCAAGGTCTGCATCACCAAGCTCAAGACCGGCTTCGGCACCGGCGGCTGGCAGCTCAGCGCGCTCAAGTGGTGCTCGCGCGTGGCGACCAAGCCGATCATTGCCGACGGCGGCATCCGCGACCACGGCGACATCGCCAAGAGCGTGCGCTTCGGCGCCTCGATGGTGATGATCGGCTCGCTGTTCGCGGGCCACGAGGAGTCGCCGGGCCAGACGGTCGAGGTCGACGGCGCGCTGTTCAAGGAGTACTACGGCTCGGCCAGCGACTTCAACAAGGGCGAGTACAAGCACGTCGAGGGCAAGCGCATCCTCGAACCCATCAAGGGCAAGCTGGCCGACACGCTGGTCGAGATGGAGCAGGACGTGCAGAGCTCGATCAGCTATGCGGGCGGCCGCACGCTGATGGACATCCGCAAGGTCAACTACGTGACGCTCGGCGGCGACAACGCAGGCGAACACCTGCTGATGTGA